A genomic region of Pseudomonas sp. RSB 5.4 contains the following coding sequences:
- a CDS encoding glycosyltransferase, with the protein MRVVHVIIGLNVGGAELMLQRLVGSFRDDTAQEHFVISLTDLGKVGPQLQKQGINVIMMGMRGIYDIPKVMYKLYRFFRLNRPDIVQTWMYHADLIGGVAARLAGIRNVIWGIRTTDVGGGVSRVTRLIRKVCAALSSSIPRVIVCAAEASRKAHVNIGYDNSKIIVIPNGFNPEVLTATTEERNSIRAAALFASGDLVVGSLGRYNPDKDHENFVRAALLICAESPNVKFLLVGRDLNRDNKTLISWIEASGYSDRFVLLGERRDVAACLKAMDIFCLHSRTEGFPNVLGEAMTVGLPCVATHVGDAAFLLDETGIVVEPENCEALAEGLRKLIAFNHNERLALGEKARQRVLDNFTMDCAKARFTKVYEQISASKEFH; encoded by the coding sequence ATGAGAGTAGTGCATGTAATCATCGGCTTGAACGTCGGTGGGGCAGAGCTGATGCTTCAGCGACTGGTTGGATCTTTCCGGGATGATACTGCGCAGGAGCATTTTGTCATATCCCTCACTGATCTCGGGAAAGTTGGTCCGCAGCTTCAAAAACAGGGCATTAACGTCATTATGATGGGAATGCGTGGGATATATGATATCCCTAAAGTGATGTATAAACTTTATCGCTTCTTTCGCCTCAATCGGCCGGACATCGTGCAAACCTGGATGTATCACGCCGATCTGATTGGCGGGGTAGCGGCGCGTTTAGCGGGTATTCGAAATGTAATTTGGGGAATTCGAACGACCGATGTTGGCGGAGGCGTCAGTCGCGTAACACGGCTGATAAGGAAAGTGTGCGCTGCTCTTTCGAGCAGTATCCCTAGAGTCATTGTGTGCGCTGCCGAAGCTTCTCGCAAGGCTCATGTAAATATCGGCTATGACAATAGCAAGATTATCGTTATCCCCAATGGATTTAATCCAGAGGTGCTAACGGCCACCACGGAAGAGCGAAACTCCATTCGCGCTGCTGCGCTCTTTGCTTCTGGCGATTTAGTCGTTGGAAGTTTGGGTAGATATAATCCCGACAAAGACCATGAAAATTTCGTGAGAGCGGCACTTCTGATATGCGCCGAAAGTCCGAATGTCAAGTTTTTGCTGGTCGGACGTGACCTGAATCGTGACAATAAGACGTTGATCTCGTGGATAGAGGCTTCCGGCTATTCTGATCGTTTTGTATTGCTTGGTGAAAGACGTGATGTTGCAGCTTGCCTGAAAGCAATGGATATCTTTTGTCTTCACTCTCGAACGGAGGGCTTCCCCAATGTTTTGGGGGAGGCCATGACTGTCGGACTGCCTTGCGTAGCTACCCATGTAGGTGATGCGGCGTTCTTGCTCGATGAAACAGGTATCGTAGTGGAGCCCGAAAACTGCGAGGCATTGGCGGAAGGATTACGTAAGCTTATCGCGTTTAATCATAACGAACGCTTGGCGTTGGGTGAGAAAGCTCGTCAAAGAGTTCTCGATAATTTCACGATGGACTGTGCGAAGGCGCGCTTCACCAAAGTGTATGAGCAAATTAGCGCAAGCAAGGAATTTCATTGA
- a CDS encoding SDR family oxidoreductase has protein sequence MSDKILVTGATGFVGSTLIERLLSQKHQVVALVRQRHASVAPQVRISVMPEQGADLSGVPFDDVAAVIHCAARVHVMNDTSIDPLAEFRAVNVDLTLDLARRAAAAGVRRFIFVSSIKVNGEATAPGSPFKPDDLPAPADPYGISKMEAEQGLMRLSQETGVEVVIIRPVLIYGPGVKANFRSMMSWLDKGIPLPFGAIRNKRSLVSLDNLVDLIMTCLDHPGAANQTFMVSDGEDVSTTELLSRMAGALGKPARLIPVPAALMNIAARLLGRADIAQRLNGSLQVDISKTREVLGWSPIKSLDEGLAKTANDFKTKSKSV, from the coding sequence ATGAGCGATAAAATTCTGGTAACCGGTGCTACGGGATTCGTCGGCAGTACTTTGATCGAGCGCCTGCTGAGTCAAAAACATCAGGTTGTCGCACTTGTCCGACAACGTCACGCCAGTGTTGCGCCGCAAGTACGAATCTCGGTAATGCCCGAGCAAGGTGCCGACCTTTCGGGTGTGCCTTTTGATGACGTCGCTGCTGTGATTCATTGCGCAGCTCGAGTGCATGTCATGAATGACACCTCAATCGATCCTTTGGCGGAGTTTCGTGCCGTCAACGTTGATTTGACTCTGGACCTGGCGCGGCGAGCTGCGGCGGCAGGCGTGCGACGTTTCATTTTTGTCAGTTCTATCAAGGTCAATGGTGAAGCGACTGCTCCAGGCTCGCCCTTCAAGCCCGATGATCTGCCGGCGCCTGCGGACCCCTACGGTATTTCCAAGATGGAAGCCGAACAGGGGTTGATGCGCTTGTCGCAGGAGACCGGTGTTGAGGTGGTCATTATTCGCCCCGTTCTGATTTACGGACCGGGCGTGAAAGCCAACTTCAGGAGCATGATGAGTTGGCTCGACAAAGGCATTCCTTTGCCATTCGGTGCGATTCGAAACAAGCGCAGTCTGGTATCGCTGGATAATCTTGTCGATCTGATCATGACTTGCCTGGATCATCCCGGGGCCGCCAATCAGACGTTCATGGTTAGCGACGGTGAAGATGTTTCCACCACCGAACTGCTCAGCCGAATGGCAGGAGCACTCGGAAAACCGGCCCGGTTGATACCTGTTCCAGCTGCGCTCATGAATATTGCAGCGAGGCTTCTCGGCAGAGCGGATATCGCGCAGCGACTCAACGGCTCTCTTCAAGTGGATATCAGCAAGACCCGTGAAGTGCTGGGGTGGTCTCCGATCAAGAGTCTTGATGAAGGTCTGGCCAAGACCGCTAACGACTTTAAAACAAAGTCAAAATCAGTTTGA
- a CDS encoding glycosyltransferase family 4 protein, with protein sequence MTVLLGLTLTVLLMTLVLTWFLRRYALSRSLIDIPNARSSHSVPTPRGGGVAIVLGFLAALPLSAWADGLSWTVTIALFGAGAGVAVLGFLDDHGHIAARWRLLGHFTAAAWVLYWLGGLPAIDLFGFMVDLGWLGSALAAVYLVWMLNLYNFMDGIDGIASVEALCACLGASLIYWYSGFAELAWAPFLLAAAVLGFLYWNFPPARIFMGDAGSGFLGIMLGALSLQAAWAAPRFLWVWLILLGVFVVDATFTLVRRLVRGDKVYEAHRSHAYQFASRRYGKHLPVTMAVGLINIVWLLPIGFSVAVLGLDGLVGLVLAYAPLVFLAIKFKAGELE encoded by the coding sequence ATGACTGTCCTGCTTGGGTTGACGCTTACTGTCCTGTTGATGACGTTGGTTTTGACGTGGTTCTTGCGACGCTACGCGTTGAGTCGCAGCCTGATTGATATCCCGAACGCGCGAAGTTCACATTCGGTTCCTACGCCCAGAGGCGGAGGCGTTGCCATTGTGTTAGGTTTTCTGGCGGCCCTGCCTTTATCCGCATGGGCGGATGGTTTGTCGTGGACGGTGACCATTGCTCTCTTTGGTGCCGGCGCCGGTGTCGCTGTACTGGGATTTCTCGATGATCATGGGCATATCGCCGCGCGTTGGCGTTTACTCGGACACTTTACCGCAGCTGCCTGGGTTCTCTACTGGTTGGGGGGGCTGCCGGCCATTGATCTGTTCGGGTTTATGGTCGATCTTGGCTGGCTGGGATCCGCTCTGGCCGCCGTTTATCTGGTCTGGATGCTCAATCTATACAACTTCATGGATGGTATCGATGGTATCGCCAGTGTCGAAGCATTGTGTGCGTGCCTCGGTGCGAGCCTGATCTACTGGTACTCCGGATTTGCCGAACTGGCATGGGCCCCCTTTCTCCTGGCGGCGGCTGTGCTTGGCTTTCTCTACTGGAACTTCCCGCCTGCGCGCATTTTCATGGGGGATGCAGGGAGTGGTTTTCTCGGTATCATGCTCGGTGCTTTGTCGCTTCAGGCGGCTTGGGCGGCGCCCAGGTTTCTCTGGGTATGGCTGATCCTACTGGGCGTATTCGTGGTTGATGCTACGTTCACGCTTGTTCGACGTTTGGTGCGGGGCGACAAAGTCTATGAAGCCCATCGCAGTCACGCCTATCAATTTGCATCGCGCCGTTATGGCAAGCATCTCCCCGTCACCATGGCCGTGGGACTGATCAACATAGTTTGGCTGCTACCGATAGGGTTCAGCGTCGCAGTGCTAGGCTTGGACGGGCTGGTCGGACTTGTTTTGGCGTACGCGCCTCTGGTTTTTCTCGCCATCAAGTTCAAGGCGGGCGAGTTGGAGTAA
- a CDS encoding glycosyltransferase family 4 protein has product MARTFLMIVNDPGFFVSHRLAVAEGAQSAGYEVHVASMDGDAVKTITERGFVHHVLPLSRSGSNPLREFLTLFAIWRLLWRIRPQVLHLVTIKPVIYGGIAARLAPVKSVVAAVSGLGFVFLSKGLKASVLRTVVRTFYRLALGKKNLRVIFQNPDDRELLIRMGALDRAKAEMIRGSGVNLELYAFESEIETDTPVVSLAARLLRDKGVIEFVEAARLLKARGVNARFQLIGDVDPGNPATITDTQMLAWREEGLVELLGYRQDISTLFAAAHIVVLPSYREGLPKVLVEAAACGRAVVTTDVPGCRDAIERDVTGLLVPVKDSVALADALQRLIEDRLMRQRMGAAGRRLAQDAFDLDKVVQQHLDIYRKLEVASR; this is encoded by the coding sequence ATGGCCCGGACTTTCTTGATGATAGTCAATGACCCAGGTTTCTTCGTATCCCATCGTTTGGCCGTGGCCGAAGGCGCGCAAAGCGCCGGCTATGAAGTTCATGTTGCCAGTATGGACGGGGATGCGGTGAAGACGATCACTGAGCGTGGCTTCGTGCACCATGTTTTGCCTTTGTCCCGCAGCGGCAGTAATCCGCTGCGCGAGTTTCTGACGCTGTTCGCGATATGGCGCTTACTTTGGCGTATCAGGCCGCAGGTTCTGCATCTGGTTACCATCAAACCGGTCATTTACGGTGGTATTGCCGCTCGCCTGGCGCCTGTGAAAAGTGTTGTCGCCGCAGTGTCCGGTTTGGGTTTTGTCTTTTTGTCCAAAGGCCTCAAGGCCTCTGTTTTGCGCACCGTTGTCCGCACGTTCTATCGATTGGCGCTGGGCAAGAAGAACCTGCGCGTGATTTTCCAGAATCCGGATGATCGCGAGTTGTTGATTCGAATGGGGGCGCTGGATCGTGCAAAGGCTGAGATGATTCGCGGTTCCGGAGTGAATCTGGAACTTTATGCGTTTGAGTCTGAAATCGAAACCGACACGCCGGTTGTCAGCCTGGCCGCGCGCCTGTTACGTGACAAGGGTGTTATCGAGTTTGTCGAAGCGGCACGTCTTCTCAAGGCTCGGGGTGTCAATGCCCGTTTCCAGCTGATCGGGGATGTTGATCCCGGTAATCCTGCCACGATCACCGATACGCAAATGCTGGCCTGGCGAGAAGAGGGGCTGGTTGAGCTGCTGGGGTACCGCCAGGATATTTCGACGCTATTCGCCGCAGCGCATATTGTGGTCTTGCCTTCCTATCGCGAAGGGTTGCCGAAAGTGCTGGTCGAAGCAGCTGCCTGCGGGAGAGCGGTCGTTACCACTGATGTTCCTGGCTGCCGAGATGCAATCGAGCGTGACGTCACAGGTTTGCTGGTTCCAGTCAAGGACTCAGTTGCCCTGGCCGATGCGCTGCAGCGATTGATCGAGGACAGGCTGATGCGCCAACGCATGGGCGCTGCGGGACGGCGTCTGGCCCAGGACGCATTCGATCTGGATAAGGTGGTGCAGCAGCATCTGGATATTTATCGGAAGCTGGAGGTCGCCTCCCGATGA